In one window of Ovis aries strain OAR_USU_Benz2616 breed Rambouillet chromosome 3, ARS-UI_Ramb_v3.0, whole genome shotgun sequence DNA:
- the KIAA0930 gene encoding uncharacterized protein KIAA0930 homolog isoform X2 translates to MLLIHPGAGVSGAAGLGAAPLGGGLGTFWGGCFKDDRIVFWTWMFSTYFMEKWAPRQDDMLFYVRRKLAFAGSEGALDGRKLAEAEPEVEVEVYRRDSKKLPGLGDPDIDWEESVCLNLILQKLDYMVTCAVCTRADGGDIHIHRKRSQQVFASPSKHPMDSKGEESKISYPNIFFMIDSFEEVFSDMTVGEGEMVCVELVASDKTDTFQGVIFQGSIRYEALKKVYDNRVSVAARMAQKMSFGFYKYSNMEFVRMKGPQGKGHAEMAVSRVSTGDTSPCGTEEDSSPASPMHERVTSFSTPPTPERNNRPAFFSPSLKRKGPRNRIAEMKKSHSANDSEEFFREDDGGADLHNATNLRSRSLSGTGRSLVGSWLKLNRADGNFLLYAHLTYVTLPLHRILTDILEVRQKPILMT, encoded by the exons ATGCTGCTGATTCACCCTGGGGCTGGAGTCAGCGGTGCTGCGGGGCTCGGGGCCGCGCCGCTGGGTGGAGGGCTCGGGACCTTCTGGGGAG GGTGCTTCAAGGACGACCGCATCGTCTTCTGGACGTGGATGTTCTCCACCTACTTCATGGAGAAGTGGGCCCCGCGCCAGGACGACATGCTCTTTTACGTGCGCCGGAAGCTGGCGTTCGCGGGCAGCGAGGGCGCCCTGGACGGGCGGAAG CTGGCGGAGGCCGAGCccgaggtggaggtggaggtgtaCCGGCGGGACTCCAAGAAGCTGCCGGGCCTCGGAGACCCGGACATCGACTGGGAGGAGAGCGTCTGCCTGAACCTCATCCTGCAGAAG CTGGACTACATGGTGACCTGTGCTGTGTGCACGCGAGCCGACGGCGGGGACATCCACATCCACAGGAAGAGGTCCCAG caaGTGTTCGCGTCCCCCAGTAagcaccccatggacagcaaagGGGAGGAGTCCAAGATCAGCTACCCCAACATCTTCTTCATGATCGACAGCTTCGAGGAG GTGTTCAGCGACATGACcgtgggggaaggggagatggTCTGCGTGGAGCTGGTGGCCAGCGACAAGACCGACACGTTCCAGGGGGTCATCTTTCAGGGCTCCATCCGCTACGAGGCGCTCAAGAAGGTGTATGACAACCGC GTAAGCGTGGCGGCCCGCATGGCCCAGAAGATGTCGTTCGGCTTCTACAAGTACAGCAACATGGAGTTTGTGCGCATGAAGGGGCCCCAGGGCAAGGGCCATGCCGAGATGGCGGTCAGCCGTGTGTCCACAGGTGACACATCCCCCTGTGGGACCGAAGAGGACTCTAGCCCGGCTTCACCCATGCACGAGCGG GTGACCTCCTTCagcacaccccccacccctgagCGGAACAACCGGCCTGCCTTCTTCTCCCCATCCCTCAAGAGGAAGGGGCCCCGGAACCGGATTGCAGAGATGAAGAAGTCTCACTCGGCCAACGACAGCGAGGAATTCTTCCGGGAGGACGACGGGGGAG CTGACCTGCACAACGCCACCAACCTGCGGTCTCGCTCCCTGTCGGGCACGGGGCGCTCCCTGGTCGGGTCCTGGCTGAAGCTGAACAGGGCAGATGGGAACTTCCTTCTCTATGCACACTTAACCTACGTCACTTTGCCGCTGCATCGGATTTTAACAG ACATCCTGGAAGTTCGGCAGAAGCCCATCCTGATGACCTAG